One segment of Marinobacter alexandrii DNA contains the following:
- a CDS encoding FG-GAP-like repeat-containing protein, with protein MRKLLIISFLFPLILWAQKPFVSSISPTHTQVGETITITGTNLGGSVFFGGVQATSVSGSGNTMTAVVPPGATHGVVTVINNGLVAQSSQRFFISFNGSTINNFDPEFLVSTAQTDAYDVCICDLDNDGLNDLAMAHFVQSSDNSDDESTIYRNNTTGTDSYTAGDFALVQSINTVNNSTGFIAVTCGDLNNDGIPELVFSSNRNSNPQDIFIYENSGPAINMTLASSIKLPSGSSNRLVRKVKIADIDGDGNSDLVVGNQTDGVIIVYAGNGDFTFDTPSEITVTGTINTSSLDIADFNNDGRTDIVSLPFREQNEVITVLQNNSQPNNISFEQAAGISTSARRVNVKAADFDKDGFIDIVATNQQLQRVTVYRNTTTGTGEIITFATGVDIAIAGAGPWGVDIGDMNGDGKPDLIIGSTTTVNNLYVIENNSTSGLIVFDTPTAVATTNTNQNSAVGDLNGDGRPDIAFTHNIQLGNPGNLGIFLNRNCVEPEVTPNSTDFCFDDAFRVYATKTAGATYLWEIIAPATGSITTPNADNTLITINGGSPASTSIRVTVTHDTGETYECSQQQTATYNLIGGVQPGPPTITGPATTVCFGDPFTLDVAGGPFDEFEWTLPDGSTVTTSQINITSSVITDAGNYSLRVKSTGGCFSEESTDFLVEVSQPPLFEILNSGLDNFCEGTSLTLSIPDFTGSFTYQWQREGTDLATADENNASVSVNQSGNYSVEVTDVNTCTTETAIYTVNAISEPVSIVNGPSETCVDFETTFLAESTGQSGFTLEYSWQVDGSPVSPTDPTQLLTTFTTTGPHTVTLTTSYNPAEVASCSNIEIFNVTVSEAPTLTFDQSDLTAKCQAESLIVALSSPDAASISSYTWAIRNANPANDTIISTSSGTSLEVTTPIGVDTVYAIVEITTTIGCQVKDSIRIRNFPSDIDISSPGIDASTDIVTLEEDNFISLMADNVSGVTWEPSEIFDNPTQVSTLAFPNQPSTTITLTGTDSNGCTVSTQLELILDNLRPKKTFSPNGDGINDCWEILNSSQDNTLGCKIYIFDARGKNIRVADAPFVDNCVWDGNSSSSPVPEGVYYFVFKCNDTQMNKSGSILLAR; from the coding sequence ATGAGAAAATTATTAATCATATCCTTCTTGTTCCCATTGATACTTTGGGCTCAGAAGCCATTTGTAAGTAGCATTTCACCTACACACACCCAAGTAGGAGAAACAATCACTATCACCGGAACTAATTTAGGTGGAAGTGTTTTCTTTGGAGGTGTGCAGGCTACAAGTGTATCAGGTTCAGGAAATACGATGACCGCTGTTGTTCCTCCAGGTGCCACTCATGGTGTTGTTACTGTCATTAACAATGGTCTAGTTGCCCAATCATCGCAACGCTTTTTCATCAGTTTTAATGGTAGTACAATTAATAATTTCGACCCAGAGTTTTTAGTTTCGACAGCTCAGACAGATGCATATGATGTCTGCATATGTGACCTTGATAATGATGGACTAAATGACTTAGCAATGGCTCATTTTGTACAGTCAAGTGACAACTCTGATGATGAAAGTACCATATACAGAAATAATACCACTGGAACAGACTCTTATACCGCAGGTGATTTTGCATTGGTGCAAAGTATAAACACTGTCAATAACAGTACTGGATTCATCGCTGTGACATGTGGAGATTTGAATAATGATGGCATACCGGAGCTAGTATTCAGTTCGAACAGGAATTCTAATCCACAAGATATTTTCATCTATGAAAATAGCGGTCCTGCCATAAATATGACTCTTGCTTCCTCCATAAAACTACCTTCTGGATCTAGTAATCGTCTAGTTAGAAAAGTAAAAATCGCAGATATCGATGGTGATGGCAACTCTGACTTGGTTGTAGGTAATCAAACAGACGGAGTTATCATAGTGTATGCTGGCAATGGAGACTTTACTTTTGACACACCCTCTGAGATCACCGTAACTGGCACTATTAATACAAGCTCACTAGATATTGCAGATTTCAACAACGATGGCCGTACGGATATTGTTTCATTGCCTTTTAGAGAACAGAATGAGGTAATAACAGTTCTTCAGAACAACAGCCAACCAAATAACATTTCATTTGAGCAAGCTGCTGGGATATCAACTTCTGCTAGAAGGGTAAATGTAAAAGCAGCAGACTTTGATAAAGATGGGTTTATTGATATCGTTGCTACAAATCAACAACTACAACGAGTGACTGTTTACAGAAACACAACTACAGGAACTGGAGAAATAATCACTTTTGCCACGGGGGTAGATATTGCCATAGCTGGTGCAGGTCCTTGGGGAGTAGATATTGGAGACATGAATGGAGATGGGAAGCCAGATCTTATTATCGGATCTACAACAACAGTGAATAATCTGTATGTCATTGAAAATAATTCCACCTCTGGATTAATTGTATTCGATACTCCAACAGCTGTAGCAACTACCAATACCAATCAAAACTCGGCTGTAGGAGATTTGAATGGAGATGGAAGACCCGATATAGCGTTTACACATAACATTCAACTTGGTAATCCTGGAAATCTTGGAATTTTTCTAAACAGGAATTGTGTTGAACCTGAAGTCACTCCAAATAGTACTGACTTTTGTTTTGATGATGCATTTAGGGTATATGCTACAAAAACAGCAGGAGCTACTTATTTGTGGGAGATCATTGCTCCTGCTACAGGCTCTATAACTACACCAAACGCCGACAATACGTTAATTACGATAAATGGAGGCTCGCCTGCTTCTACTTCAATACGAGTTACAGTAACTCACGATACAGGAGAAACTTATGAATGCTCACAACAACAAACTGCTACTTACAATTTAATTGGAGGAGTGCAACCAGGACCACCAACGATTACTGGCCCTGCTACTACTGTATGTTTCGGAGATCCGTTCACATTGGACGTGGCTGGAGGACCTTTTGATGAATTCGAATGGACTCTCCCTGATGGATCAACAGTTACTACTTCTCAGATTAATATCACATCCTCCGTGATTACTGATGCTGGAAACTATTCACTGAGAGTAAAATCAACCGGCGGTTGCTTTTCTGAAGAATCTACTGATTTCCTAGTTGAAGTCAGTCAACCTCCCCTATTCGAAATTTTGAATAGTGGATTAGATAATTTTTGTGAAGGAACATCTTTAACGCTATCAATACCAGATTTTACCGGATCATTCACCTATCAATGGCAAAGAGAAGGAACAGATCTAGCCACTGCAGATGAAAATAATGCTTCCGTATCTGTCAATCAGTCTGGTAACTACTCAGTTGAAGTTACTGATGTTAATACCTGTACTACTGAGACAGCAATTTATACTGTAAATGCTATTAGTGAGCCTGTTTCAATTGTCAATGGACCTTCAGAAACATGTGTCGATTTTGAAACAACCTTTCTGGCAGAAAGTACTGGACAGTCTGGATTCACATTAGAATACAGCTGGCAAGTCGATGGTAGTCCAGTATCTCCCACAGATCCCACACAATTGCTTACTACGTTTACAACCACAGGTCCTCATACTGTGACTTTAACAACCTCATACAACCCAGCTGAAGTTGCAAGTTGTAGTAATATTGAAATATTTAATGTAACTGTTTCTGAAGCCCCAACATTAACATTTGATCAATCCGATCTAACTGCTAAATGTCAAGCAGAATCCCTTATCGTTGCTCTCTCGAGTCCAGATGCAGCAAGTATATCAAGCTACACTTGGGCCATTCGAAATGCTAACCCTGCTAATGATACAATCATAAGTACATCATCAGGTACTTCTCTCGAAGTTACTACACCAATAGGTGTAGATACAGTATATGCTATAGTTGAAATTACAACGACTATAGGCTGCCAAGTTAAGGATAGTATTAGAATCAGAAACTTCCCCTCTGACATTGATATTAGCTCTCCTGGCATTGACGCATCAACAGATATAGTGACCCTAGAAGAGGATAATTTTATTTCTTTAATGGCAGATAATGTTTCAGGTGTGACATGGGAACCCTCTGAAATTTTCGATAACCCAACTCAAGTCAGCACCTTGGCATTTCCCAATCAACCAAGTACTACTATCACTCTTACTGGCACTGATAGTAATGGGTGTACCGTTTCTACACAACTCGAATTAATTCTTGATAACCTGAGACCTAAAAAAACATTTTCTCCTAACGGCGATGGAATAAATGATTGTTGGGAAATACTTAATTCATCTCAAGACAATACTCTTGGTTGTAAGATCTATATTTTTGATGCACGTGGGAAAAATATACGAGTTGCAGATGCTCCCTTTGTTGACAATTGTGTCTGGGATGGTAATTCAAGCAGTTCCCCCGTACCAGAAGGAGTTTATTATTTTGTTTTTAAATGTAACGACACTCAAATGAACAAGTCTGGAAGCATCTTACTTGCCCGTTAA
- a CDS encoding PorP/SprF family type IX secretion system membrane protein, protein MVYKKGILKASLFGCLLISIFSIQAQQPQVYNQFFMNPYMYNPAYAGVEGHAAIFLMYRDQWTNIEGAPQIAHASFHVPLQGGLAIGGAAFNVTQSILTTSALKVSGSYLINIDRTHFLRFGMSLGAGTNSVNLNELADAAGDPAIAGFLDQSAFFLGDFGVAYHFGHFNIGVSLPNLFSYNPITQKEVSDIEFSPTDNALFKMNYRGHINDDLAFEPHLIYRFSNVVPHQVEGTLIAHLYHIVWVGASYRQDAGIIGLAGAKVKEKFAIGFAYELGNPDISSDLGPTLEINLGYHLGTKKDHAEHVSSFIKSHRLSAEERARKAELERQKQLAALQENRAAEPEDEDALAIAQPTVLDDPEPEADIPTERADDWDHQEDHQEITRVNQFGEEETGIRLEKTSDTGDKNVVISWVPTSQAENLAVAADGHLERTLPDGNKEVGIKYEKTNEDGSTEHVVKWDRAINDSQAETISQNPDLTEEHHEEIAKGNPELTQDFRTLEELGTSDDHVVTKRGNHLLELPIGNYVIAGAFSVFQNAEDYSDELFQMGFHDTIVGYSSGRGYYYVVIHESGSVNQASSKRNEFRKIPKLSKAWVLQVTE, encoded by the coding sequence ATGGTTTACAAAAAAGGGATTTTAAAAGCTTCCCTGTTTGGTTGTCTTTTAATCTCTATCTTTTCCATCCAAGCTCAGCAGCCTCAGGTATATAATCAGTTCTTCATGAACCCCTATATGTACAACCCCGCATATGCGGGTGTAGAAGGACACGCTGCGATATTTCTCATGTATAGAGATCAATGGACAAACATTGAAGGTGCTCCTCAAATTGCCCATGCAAGTTTTCATGTTCCTCTACAGGGCGGTTTAGCAATAGGTGGTGCAGCATTTAATGTCACGCAAAGTATACTTACTACATCAGCTCTCAAAGTTTCAGGATCATATCTTATCAATATTGATCGGACTCATTTCTTACGTTTTGGAATGTCTCTTGGAGCTGGGACAAATTCTGTAAACCTTAATGAGTTGGCTGATGCGGCGGGAGACCCAGCTATAGCTGGCTTTCTAGATCAGTCTGCCTTTTTTCTTGGCGATTTTGGAGTAGCGTATCATTTTGGCCATTTTAATATCGGTGTATCTCTTCCAAACTTATTTAGTTATAATCCAATCACTCAGAAAGAAGTTTCGGATATTGAGTTTTCACCGACAGATAATGCTTTGTTTAAAATGAATTATAGAGGTCACATAAATGATGACCTTGCATTTGAGCCACATCTTATATATCGATTTAGCAATGTAGTCCCGCATCAGGTAGAAGGCACATTAATTGCGCACTTGTATCATATTGTATGGGTCGGAGCATCATATAGGCAAGACGCAGGCATTATCGGTCTTGCCGGCGCAAAAGTCAAAGAGAAGTTTGCTATAGGGTTTGCCTATGAACTTGGCAATCCTGATATTTCTTCAGATTTAGGACCTACGCTTGAAATAAACTTAGGATATCATCTCGGAACCAAGAAAGATCATGCCGAACATGTGTCTTCTTTCATAAAAAGTCATAGGCTTTCAGCGGAAGAAAGAGCAAGAAAAGCTGAACTAGAAAGGCAAAAACAATTAGCTGCTTTACAAGAAAATAGAGCCGCGGAACCAGAGGATGAAGATGCGCTAGCTATTGCTCAGCCAACAGTGTTGGATGATCCTGAACCCGAAGCAGATATACCTACTGAGCGGGCAGATGATTGGGATCACCAAGAGGATCATCAGGAGATTACAAGAGTTAATCAATTTGGAGAAGAAGAGACGGGAATTAGGTTAGAGAAAACAAGTGATACAGGCGATAAAAACGTCGTTATCAGCTGGGTACCTACATCACAAGCTGAGAATTTAGCGGTAGCTGCAGATGGACACCTTGAAAGAACATTACCTGATGGTAATAAAGAAGTAGGGATTAAGTATGAGAAGACAAATGAAGATGGCAGTACAGAGCATGTTGTAAAATGGGATCGAGCTATCAATGATTCTCAAGCAGAAACTATTTCTCAGAATCCAGATTTGACAGAAGAGCATCATGAAGAAATCGCGAAAGGAAACCCTGAGCTAACTCAGGATTTTAGAACTCTAGAGGAACTCGGAACCTCAGATGATCATGTGGTAACAAAAAGAGGAAATCATTTACTAGAACTTCCAATAGGAAATTATGTAATTGCCGGTGCTTTCTCCGTTTTTCAAAATGCTGAAGATTATAGTGATGAATTATTCCAAATGGGATTCCATGATACTATCGTTGGCTACAGTAGTGGAAGAGGATACTATTATGTTGTTATTCATGAGTCAGGTAGTGTTAATCAGGCCAGTTCAAAGAGAAATGAATTCAGGAAAATACCTAAATTATCCAAGGCATGGGTACTTCAAGTGACAGAGTAA
- a CDS encoding outer membrane beta-barrel protein — MRIILSICVIIAFSSESLAQYWFGPKIGVSYIDHVYQDKTYEKDSFNVDNDINMQFGFALSYTATDMYAVYGEIVYERVGKSLTDKETDGDKVTASMTNHFISVPIMLRVTLGTVPFHYYVNGGPRLSYWLGGKGEHDLESFAEFPPVSDEDGNALPVEYKLAFNSDNSSPGDFRTAFVSEPNRLQFGLTLGGGMLFDLASGGRLMLDFRYTWVHSNLATNTSRDTNLIRGSSGDADFYRENLEYYNNIATVGVAYLFSYSSQLKRKGKSTNKESNKKKKK, encoded by the coding sequence ATGAGAATTATATTATCAATATGCGTCATAATCGCATTTTCATCAGAATCTCTTGCTCAGTATTGGTTTGGGCCTAAAATCGGTGTAAGCTACATTGATCATGTCTATCAAGATAAAACGTATGAGAAAGATTCTTTTAATGTAGACAATGATATCAACATGCAGTTTGGATTTGCTCTGAGTTATACGGCAACAGATATGTATGCTGTTTATGGTGAGATAGTCTATGAAAGGGTAGGGAAGTCGCTGACAGATAAAGAGACTGATGGGGATAAGGTTACTGCTAGTATGACAAACCATTTCATCTCGGTACCAATAATGTTGAGAGTGACTTTAGGTACTGTGCCGTTTCATTATTACGTAAATGGGGGTCCACGTCTTAGCTATTGGCTAGGTGGTAAGGGAGAGCATGACCTAGAGTCGTTTGCTGAATTTCCGCCAGTGTCTGATGAGGATGGAAATGCTTTGCCGGTAGAATATAAATTAGCTTTCAATTCTGATAATTCCTCTCCGGGTGATTTCAGGACTGCATTTGTAAGTGAACCTAATAGGCTTCAATTCGGCCTGACTCTTGGAGGTGGGATGTTGTTTGATTTAGCTTCAGGAGGTAGACTAATGTTGGATTTCAGATACACTTGGGTACATAGTAACCTTGCAACAAACACTTCCAGGGATACGAATCTTATACGAGGTTCTTCTGGTGATGCGGATTTTTACCGAGAAAATCTAGAGTATTATAATAATATAGCCACTGTGGGTGTTGCATATCTGTTTAGTTATAGTAGCCAGTTAAAACGAAAAGGAAAGAGTACAAATAAGGAAAGTAATAAAAAGAAGAAAAAATAG